The Seriola aureovittata isolate HTS-2021-v1 ecotype China chromosome 3, ASM2101889v1, whole genome shotgun sequence genome includes a region encoding these proteins:
- the pcdh7a gene encoding protocadherin-7 — MLRLGAVHSSAAQALSLVVLVLQLLTQPPGADSALRYRVAEEGPPDVKIGNVAADLGLTAGTGSGDVTFALESGSEYFKIDNVTGELTTGPRRIDREKLPQCQMIFDENECFLDFEVSVIGPLQSWVDLFEGRVVITDINDNTPSFPSPVLQLSVEENRPIGTLYLLPTATDRDFGRNGIDRYELIQDGGAGSSSTRRTAGGNPITRVDGLGDRRGRSGDNGAGARSTVFELQVADIPDGEKQPQLIVKGTLDREQKDSYELVLRVRDGGNPPRSSQALLRVSITDVNDNSPQFERSTYEAEMAENAPPGTPVLQVRASDRDIGVNGQVEYVFGAATESVRRLLRLDEATGWLSVLHRIDREEVAQLRFTVMARDRGQPPRTDRTTVVLAVRDENDNVPVVEIRKIGRIPVRDGAALVPENVLVDTPVALVQVSDRDQGENGAVTCTVVGDVPFTLKPAGETALPPLPADEAFDRNKKKYFLHTSALLDYEATKEYSVTIVAVDSGSPSLSSNSSLMVRVVDINDHAPTFAQSVVEVHFAENNSPRERVVTVVATDADSGKNAEIAYSLDPAGNGPFYIDADNGDIRATGVLDREQRERYELRVIAKDKGTPSLQGSATVVVQVTDRNDNAPKFVQEIFTFYVKENLLANSPVGMVTVTDADEGENAELSLFVEMDGVEEKKAGEKVEGEDGEKEQGEEVFSIENNTGTIFSSASFDREKLSTYTFRVRAVDGGEPRKTATATVSLFVTDENDNAPSITSPTNESYTLLPPASSARTVVQTVTAIDSDTGPNADLRYALVGGNPFRLFEIGHTNGVITLAEPLERRHRGLHRLVIRVNDSGIPSLCATALVHVFINESVANATLVDAQVARSLMAPLSLDIAGDPDSERALGKQRLSVAIGVLAGAAAVILVILLVVTARQCGAQGKNGYEAGKKEPEEDFFSPPGAQPQAGRGGGSDRGRKPRRDKRNGSGGSAAAGGGKSDRSLYSGIVTVNGLRRHANDDDEEDLSSASERLAARYCAVDGDPGSPRMGGGRRHQSSPDLARHYKSSSPLPAVNLQPHSPPAEGKKHQAVQELPPSNTFVGSGGCVGSAGSSSSSSGGSGNADAMSLGSDQCSEYGCQTGNKYSKQGTLRRVTFSVVSQPQDAGCYDSGMEDSETPSSKSSSGPRLGALPLPEEGYERTTPEGSVGEEEHVENDARQLPDVALTGKCTRECDEFGHSDTCWMPVRPSPRQRQRHGSDPPRLSTFAPGDNNNNLRGNDHESDSESAGSAGSSEPGVVVGGEAPRFPLANGDPLGTLGSGDRNRNMGDHNRNLLNRKMTSASYDTFSSAGFGRRQQEEEGGEGQNPPEVIPLTRTGGDYKTTSCLTLSRREVYL; from the exons ATGCTGAGGCTTGGTGCAGTGCACTCCTCCGCCGCGCAGGCTCTCAGCCTCGTGGTCTtagtgctgcagctgctgactcAGCCACCGGGTGCCGACTCAGCTCTCCGGTACCGGGTAGCAGAGGAGGGCCCACCTGACGTAAAGATTGGGAACGTGGCCGCAGACCTGGGCCTCACGGCAGGTACTGGTAGCGGGGATGTCACCTTCGCCCTAGAGAGCGGCTCAGAGTACTTTAAGATTGACAATGTGACAGGTGAGCTGACAACAGGCCCACGGCGTATTGACAGAGAGAAGCTTCCACAGTGCCAGATGATATTTGATGAAAACGAGTGTTTCTTGGACTTTGAGGTGTCCGTGATAGGGCCACTGCAGAGCTGGGTAGATCTGTTTGAAGGGCGTGTGGTCATAACAGACATCAATGACAACACACCTTCCTTCCCCTCACCTGTGCTCCAGCTCTCAGTTGAGGAAAATCGCCCAATAGGAACCCTTTACCTGCTGCCCACTGCAACAGACAGGGATTTTGGGCGAAATGGCATTGACCGCTATGAGCTGATCCAGGATGGTGGAGCTGGGTCAAGTTCAACGAGGCGCACAGCAGGAGGAAACCCCATTACCAGAGTAGATGGACTTGGGGATCGGAGGGGAAGAAGTGGAGATAATGGAGCAGGAGCCAGGAGCACTGTGTTTGAACTACAAGTTGCAGACATACCAGATGGTGAAAAACAACCACAGCTCATTGTGAAAGGCACATTGGACCGTGAGCAAAAAGACTCATATGAGCTCGTCCTTAGGGTTCGAGATGGAGGGAACCCACCACGTTCCTCCCAAGCCCTGCTTCGTGTTTCCATCACAGATGTGAATGACAACAGCCCACAGTTTGAGAGGTCCACATATGAGGCAGAGATGGCAGAAAATGCTCCTCCGGGTACACCTGTCCTCCAGGTCAGAGCTTCAGATCGTGACATTGGAGTGAATGGGCAGGTGGAGTATGTCTTTGGGGCTGCCACTGAATCTGTCAGGCGACTCCTGCGCCTGGACGAGGCAACTGGGTGGCTGAGCGTTCTTCACAGGATTGACAGGGAAGAGGTGGCTCAACTGAGGTTCACAGTAATGGCCAGGGACAGGGGTCAGCCTCCCCGCACTGACCGGACCACTGTAGTTTTGGCCGTGCGGGATGAAAATGACAATGTCCCAGTCGTAGAGATCCGAAAGATTGGACGGATCCCTGTTCGAGATGGTGCAGCATTAGTACCAGAGAACGTTCTGGTGGACACACCAGTGGCTCTGGTACAGGTGTCAGATCGAGACCAAGGAGAGAATGGGGCTGTGACGTGCACAGTCGTAGGAGATGTCCCATTCACACTGAAGCCAGCTGGTGAAACAGCACTCCCACCCCTACCTGCAGATGAAGCGTTCGACAG GAACAAGAAAAAATACTTCTTACATACTTCTGCCTTGCTGGACTATGAGGCCACCAAAGAGTACAGTGTTACCATTGTGGCAGTAGATTCTGGAAGCCCCAGTCTGTCCAGTAACAGCTCACTGATGGTGCGAGTAGTAGATATCAATGACCACGCCCCAACCTTTGCCCAGAGTGTTGTGGAGGTCCATTTTGCAGAGAACAACTCACCTCGAGAGAGAGTGGTCACTGTGGTAGCTACAGATGCAGACAGTGGCAAGAACGCGGAGATTGCATACTCCTTGGATCCTGCCGGCAATGGGCCATTTTACATAGATGCAGATAATGGAGATATCCGTGCCACTGGGGTTCTGGACCGTGAGCAGCGAGAGAGGTATGAACTGCGGGTTATTGCCAAGGACAAGGGCACCCCTTCTCTGCAAGGCTCTGCGactgttgttgttcaggtgaCCGACCGAAATGACAATGCGCCAAAATTTGTTCAGGAAATCTTTACATTCTACGTGAAAGAGAACCTGCTTGCCAACAGCCCAGTTGGCATGGTCACTGTGACGGATGCTGACGAAGGCGAGAATGCAGAACTTAGTCTGTTTGTAGAGATGGATGGAGTTGAAGAGAAGAAGGCAGGAGAGAAGGTGGAGggtgaagatggagagaaagagcagggTGAAGAAGTGTTTTCCATTGAGAACAACACAGGAACTATCTTCTCCTCTGCATCGTTTGACCGTGAAAAGCTTTCCACCTACACCTTCCGTGTAAGGGCTGTGGATGGGGGGGAGCCTCGCAAAACTGCCACCGCCACCGTCTCGCTCTTTGTGACAGATGAAAATGACAACGCCCCCTCAATCACCTCTCCAACCAATGAGTCCTACACCCTTCTTCCACCTGCCAGCAGTGCCCGCACCGTAGTCCAAACTGTAACAGCCATAGATTCAGACACAGGCCCAAATGCAGACCTTCGCTATGCTCTAGTGGGGGGAAATCCCTTCAGACTGTTTGAGATTGGACACACCAATGGAGTAATCACCCTGGCAGAACCCCTGGAGCGTCGCCACAGAGGTCTGCATCGCCTGGTCATACGGGTCAATGATAGTGGGatcccctctctctgtgcaaCTGCCCTGGTTCATGTCTTCATTAATGAAAGCGTGGCCAACGCCACCCTTGTGGATGCACAG GTGGCCCGAAGCCTGATGGCTCCACTGTCACTGGACATTGCAGGGGACCCAGACAGTGAGCGTGCATTAGGAAAACAGCGCCTCAGTGTAGCCATTGGTGTCCTGGCGGGAGCCGCAGCCGTCATCCTAGTGATACTCCTCGTGGTCACAGCTCGGCAATGCGGTGCTCAGGGCAAGAATGGCTATGAGGCTGGTAAGAAGGAGCCAGAGGAAGACTTCTTCAGTCCTCCAGGGGCTCAACCACAGGCGGGCCGTGGCGGGGGATCAGACCGTGGACGCAAACCTCGACGGGACAAACGTAACGGAAGCGGCGGcagtgcagctgcaggaggagggaagTCAGACAGATCACTTTACAGCGGTATCGTCACAGTCAATGGACTGCGTCGCCATGCCAATgacgatgatgaggaggatttgaGTAGTGCTAGCGAGCGCCTGGCAGCCCGCTACTGTGCTGTTGATGGTGACCCTGGCAGCCCGCGGATGGGCGGCGGCAGGAGGCACCAATCAAGCCCAGACCTGGCCAGACACTACAAATCCAGCTCACCTCTCCCTGCAGTGAACCTACAGCCCCACTCCCCCCCAGCTGAGGGAAAGAAGCACCAGGCGGTCCAGGAGCTGCCTCCCTCCAACACCTTTGTGGGCAGTGGAGGTTGTGTGGGGAGTGCcggctccagcagcagcagtagtgggGGCAGTGGCAATGCAGACGCCATGTCCCTGGGATCTGACCAGTGCTCAGAGTATGGTTGCCAGACTGGGAACAAGTACAGCAAACAG GGAACCCTTCGCCGGGTGACCTTCTCGGTAGTCAGCCAGCCCCAGGACGCCGGTTGCTATGACAGTGGCATGGAGGACTCAGAGACACCGAGCAGCAAGAGTTCATCAGGGCCACGGCTGGGAGCCCTGCCGCTGCCCGAAGAAGGCTATGAGCGAACCACACCGGAGGGCAGTGTGGGCGAGGAGGAGCATGTGGAGAATG ATGCCAGACAGCTGCCAGATGTAGCTCTGACAGGAAAGTGTACCAGGGAATGTGATGAATTTGGCCACTCTGACACTTGTTGGATGCCCGTCCGCCCTTCACCACGCCAGCGTCAGCGGCACGGTAGCGACCCCCCACGGCTCTCCACCTTTGCCCCGGGtgataataacaacaatctCCGTGGTAACGACCATGAGAGTGACAGCGAGAGTGCCGGCAGCGCAGGGAGCTCAGAACCCGGGGTGGTTGTTGGCGGAGAAGCTCCAAGATTTCCCTTAGCCAATGGGGATCCTCTTGGCACCCTGGGTAGTGGAGACCGCAACAGGAACATGGGCGATCACAACCGTAACCTTCTGAACCGCAAGATGACTTCGGCATCCTACGACACATTCAGTAGCGCAGGCTTTGGGAGACGCcagcaagaggaggaaggaggagaaggccAGAACCCGCCTGAGGTCATACCACTGACGCGGACAGGAGGGGACTACAAGACCACGTCCTGTCTCACGCTGTCACGCCGCGAGGTCTACCTGTGA